A stretch of the Porites lutea chromosome 12, jaPorLute2.1, whole genome shotgun sequence genome encodes the following:
- the LOC140921946 gene encoding uncharacterized protein, with protein MAFSKEYTKEQLNYFRICYVTTDLLAEGLRELFKREWDNQYKSTSLGEWKDLAQNGTDFYNGESLRNQRRNAHLLATMINGNRAEWDCTILFYAILYSDCVGPYLASTVRKNVDDLRKFRNEEFAHISQGSFPEMDFQNAIGKVHVAFNALGLSTVKIDEIKNQKTLPTDELHKILKEVDGVKQELQEKENQRQVLEDQLQKEKPSFCILPPKPTHEIESRESEVARIVHQLRELKKANEKRLSYLYISGNPGSGKSQLAGLVAERFFDEVKEIPGNSSFVMTINAASQDSLLESYANFARQLKCLEFSVMKTLSSKDCNIEDKITNLKMLIAAKIGCYTSWLMMVDNVTKLAFVHDYLPQSGTETWARGQLLITTQDTKSIPLRSSFINHISVSQGMNPYDTTSLLAKLSGVFDNELAENVAQKLDYQPLALAGAAVFVKDIRQDKASKHFGWDEYLKIFQKGKRGTTGDTLADTNPIYPNTMTTAITLAVEAQVKSDKFFEHLFRFLSLCAPQPLNADIAVSYLLNVLEHDDKEDKEHIRRRFRRCSLLLLEEDEDSCYYIRVHQVVHDAMKWVMSDCTENQTIKVVSEAVTSFNKLIVTIPHENRTMDTMYIIPHVRALIIPINTVITTENMSQVHVQDISEQLSNLGNICKMHGEFNLAKTYLEKSLAVRIGLFGDKNVDVASGYNDLALIYKALGDLEQLASIHQDLGDLEQAKEYQQRGLAIELKKLGAEHVSVATSYGNLASIHQDLGDLEQAKEYQQRGLAIQLKKLGAEHVSVATSYGNLASIHKDLGDLEKAKEYQQRGLAIELKKLGAEHVSVATSYGNLASIHKALGDLEQAKEYYQRGLAIQLKKLGAEHVSVATSYDNLASIHKDLGDLEQAKEYHQRGLAIQLKKLGAEHVSVATSYGNLASIHKALGDLEQAKEYYQRGLPIQLKKLGAEHVSVATSYGNLASIHKALGDLEQAKEYYQRGLAIQLKKLGAEHVSVATSYGNLASIHKALGDLEQAKEYYQRGLAIQLKKLGAEHVSVATSYGNLASIHNALGDLEQAKEYQQRGLAIQLKKLGTEHVSVATSYGNLASIHQDLGDLEQAKEYYQRGLAIKLKKLGAEHVSVATSYSNLASLHKDLGNLDQAKEYQQRGLAIQLKKLGAEHVSVATSYGNLASIHKALGDLEQAKEYYQRGLAIQLKKLGAEHVSVATSYGNLASIHQDLGDLEQAKEYQQRGLAIELKKLGAEHVSVATSYGNLASIHKDLGDLEQAKEYQQRGLAIKLKKLGAEHVSVATSYGNLASIHKALGDLEQAKEYYQRGLAIQLKKLGAEHVSVATSYGNLASIHKALGDLEQAKEYYQRGLAIKLKKLGAEHVSVATSYGNLASIHKALGDLEQAKEYYQRGLAIKLKKLGAEHVSVATSYGNLASIHKALGDFEQAKEYYQRGLAIQLKKLGAEHVSVATSYGNLASIHKALGDLEQAKEYQQRGLAIKLKKLGSEHVSVATSYRNLASILEGLGDLEQAKEYYQRGLAIKLKKLF; from the exons AGTTTCCCTGAGATGGATTTTCAGAATGCCATTGGAAAAGTTCATGTAGCGTTTAATGCGCTTGGTCTCTCTACTGTAAAAATCGATgagataaaaaatcagaaaactcTCCCAACTGACGAATTACATAAGATTCTGAAAGAGGTTGACGGTGTTAAACAAGAACTTCAAGAAAAAGAGAACCAGCGCCAGGTTCTCGAAGATCAGCTTCAGAAAGAAAAGCCGTCATTCTGTATTCTCCCTCCTAAACCTACACACGAAATTGAAAGCCGTGAAAGTGAAGTAGCACGAATAGTCCATCAGCTAAGGGAACTAAAGAAGGCCAATGAGAAAAGGTTGAGTTATCTGTACATCTCAGGGAATCCAGGAAGTGGCAAATCACAACTAGCTGGCCTCGTCGCTGAAAGATTCTTTGATGAAGTAAAAGAAATACCAGGCAATTCGTCCTTTGTGATGACCATAAACGCTGCCAGTCAAGATTCACTTTTGGAGTCATATGCCAATTTTGCTCGTCAATTAAAGTGCCTAGAATTTTCAGTGATGAAAACCTTGAGCTCCAAGGATTGTAACATTGAGGACAAGATTACCAATCTCAAGATGCTTATTGCTGCAAAAATTGGGTGTTACACGTCGTGGCTAATGATGGTGGACAATGTGACTAAACTGGCTTTTGTACATGATTACCTACCACAGTCTGGAACCGAGACGTGGGCAAGAGGTCAGTTGTTAATTACAACCCAGGATACAAAGTCCATCCCATTAAGAAGCTCTTTTATCAATCACATTTCAGTGAGCCAAGGAATGAATCCTTACGATACCACTTCCTTATTGGCCAAGCTTTCTGGGGTCTTCGACAACGAGCTAGCGGAAAACGTTGCCCAGAAACTGGACTATCAGCCACTTGCTCTAGCAGGCGCGGCTGTGTTTGTCAAAGACATTCGACAGGACAAAGCATCGAAGCACTTTGGCTGGGACGAATACCtaaagattttccaaaaagGAAAACGAGGAACGACCGGGGATACCCTTGCTGATACCAACCCAATTTATCCAAATACGATGACTACAGCAATAACGTTAGCTGTCGAAGCACAAGTCAAATCCGACAAGTTTTTTGAACACCTATTCAGATTTCTTTCTCTGTGCGCACCACAACCATTAAACGCTGACATAGCGGTTAGTTACCTTTTAAACGTTCTCGAACACGATGACAAAGAGGACAAGGAACACATTCGCAGGAGATTCAGAAGATGTTCACTGCTTCTTTTAGAGGAAGACGAAGATAGTTGCTACTACATTCGTGTACATCAGGTTGTGCACGACGCAATGAAATGGGTGATGAGTGACTGCACGGAGAATCAAACCATCAAGGTTGTAAGTGAAGCTGTTACATCATTTAACAAACTTATAGTCACAATTCCACACGAAAATAGAACAATGGACACCATGTACATCATTCCGCACGTACGTGCCCTTATTATACCAATTAATACAGTTATTACGACAGAAAATATGTCTCAAGTCCATGTTCAGGACATTTCTGAACAATTGTCGAATCTTGGCAACATATGTAAAATGCACGGTGAATTTAACCTGGCAAAGACATACTTGGAAAAGTCTCTCGCTGTTCGCATCGGGCTCTTTGGTGACAAAAATGTCGATGTTGCATCGGGGTACAATGACTTAGCTTTAATTTACAAGGCcttaggtgaccttgaacaa ctagcttcaattcaccaggacttaggtgaccttgaacaagcaaaggagtatcagcaacgtggtttagccatcgaactcaagaagcttggtgccgaacatgtttctgttgcaacaagctacggtaacctagcttcaattcaccaggacttaggtgaccttgaacaagcaaaggaatatcagcaacgtggtttagccatccaactcaagaagcttggtgctgaacatgtttctgttgcaacaagctacggtaacctagcttcaattcacaaggacttaggtgaccttgaaaaagcaaaggagtatcagcaacgtggtttagccatcgaactcaagaagcttggtgctgaacatgtttctgttgcaacaagctacggtaaccTAGCTTCAATTCACAAGGCCTTAGGTGACCTcgaacaagcaaaggagtattaccaacgtggtttagccatccaactcaagaagcttggtgctgaacatgtttctgttgcaacaagctacgataacctagcttcaattcacaaggacttaggtgaccttgaacaagcaaaggagtatcaccaacgtggtttagccatccaactcaagaagcttggtgctgaacatgtttctgttgcaacaagctacggtaaccTAGCTTCAATTCACAAGGCCTTAGGTGACCTcgaacaagcaaaggagtattACCAACGTGGTTTACCCATCcaactcaagaagcttggtgctgaacatgtttctgttgcaacaagctacggtaaccTAGCTTCAATTCACAAGGCCTTAGGTGACCTcgaacaagcaaaggagtattaccaacgtggtttagccatccaactcaagaagcttggtgctgaacatgtttctgttgcaacaagctacggtaaccTAGCTTCAATTCACAAGGCCTTAGGTGACCTcgaacaagcaaaggagtattaccaacgtggtttagccatccaactcaagaagcttggtgctgaacatgtttctgttgcaacaagctacggtaacctagcttcaattcacaatgccttag gtgaccttgaacaagcaaaggagtatcagcaacgtggtttagccatccaactcaagaagcttggtactgaacatgtttctgttgcaacaagctacggtaacctagcttcaattcaccaggacttaggtgaccttgaacaagcaaaggagtattaccaacgtggtttagccatcaaactcaagaagcttggtgctgaacatgtttctgttgcaacaagctacagtAACCTAGCCTCACTTCACAAGGACTTAGGTAACCTTGAccaagcaaaggagtatcagcaacgtggtttagccatccaactcaagaagcttggtgctgaacatgtttctgttgcaacaagctacggtaaccTAGCTTCAATTCACAAGGCCTTAGGTGACCTcgaacaagcaaaggagtattaccaacgtggtttagccatccaactcaagaagcttggtgctgaacatgtttctgttgcaacaagctacggtaacctagcttcaattcaccaggacttaggtgaccttgaacaagcaaaggagtatcagcaacgtggtttagccatcgaactcaagaagcttggtgctgaacatgtttctgttgcaacaagctacggtaacctagcttcaattcacaaggacttaggtgaccttgaacaagcaaaggagtatcagcaacgtggtttagccatcaaactcaagaagcttggtgctgaacatgtttctgttgcaacaagctacggtaaccTAGCTTCAATTCACAAGGCCTTAGGTGACCTcgaacaagcaaaggagtattaccaacgtggtttagccatccaactcaagaagcttggtgctgaacatgtttctgttgcaacaagctacggtaaccTAGCTTCAATTCACAAGGCCTTAGGTGACCTcgaacaagcaaaggagtattaccaacgtggtttagccatcaaactcaagaagcttggtgctgaacatgtttctgttgcaacaagctacggtaaccTAGCTTCAATTCACAAGGCCTTAGGTGACCTcgaacaagcaaaggagtattaccaacgtggtttagccatcaaactcaagaagcttggtgctgaacatgtttctgttgcaacaagctacggtaaccTAGCTTCAATTCACAAGGCCTTAGGTGACTTcgaacaagcaaaggagtattaccaacgtggtttagccatccaactcaagaagcttggtgctgaacatgtttctgttgcaacaagctacggtaaccTAGCTTCAATTCACAAGGCCTTAGGTGACCTcgaacaagcaaaggagtatcagcaacgtggtttagccatcaaactcaagaagcttggttctgaacatgtttctgttgcaacaagctatcGTAACCTCGCTTCAATTCTCGAGGGCTTAGGTGACCTcgaacaagcaaaggagtattaccaacgtggtttagccatcaAACTCAAGAAGCTTTTCTAA